A section of the Humulus lupulus chromosome 2, drHumLupu1.1, whole genome shotgun sequence genome encodes:
- the LOC133814144 gene encoding uncharacterized protein LOC133814144 — translation MAERVDDEGDGQQVTNPIVLADDRARAIWEYAAPMFNELNPGIVSPKIQAAQFELKPVMFQMLQTVGQFSGMPTEDPHLHLRSFLEVSDSFKLQGVSEEALRLKLFSFSLRDRARSWLNTLPPDSVTNWNDLAEKFLRKYFPPTRNAKFRSEIMSFQQLEDESTSDAWERFKELLRKCPHHGIPHCIQMETFYNGLNAASRMVLDASANGAILSKSYNEAFEILERIANNNYQWSNTRAPTSRKVAGVLEVDALTALTTQMASMTNILKNMSLGNNIQPAAAIQSGDISCVYCGDGHMFENCPSNPAAVCYVGNQNFNRNSGPYSNSYNPAWRQHPNLSWGGGGGGVKEQVPAVYQHKGSKLIHQVFLSSQGLHNRNTLKALNPILWRV, via the coding sequence ATGGCTGAACGTGTTGATGATGAGGGGGATGGCCAGCAAGTCACTAATCCCATTGTTTTGGCGGATGACAGAGCCAGAGCAATATGGGAATACGCTGCCCCTATGTTTAATGAGCTAAATCCAGGCATTGTGAGCCCAAAAATACAAGCAGCTCAATTCGAGCTCAAGCCAGTGATGTTTCAAATGCTCCAAACTGTGGGGCAGTTCAGCGGGATGCCAACGGAGGATCCTCATCTCCACCTTCGTTCATtcttggaggtgagcgattcctTTAAGCTACAAGGAGTGAGTGAAGAAGCATTGAGGCTGAAGCTATTTTCGTTCTCTTTAAGGgaccgagctagatcatggctcaacaCTTTGCCCCCTGATTCCGTCACAAATTGGAATGATCTTGCTGAAAAGTTTCTGCGCAAATATTTCCCTCCCACCAGAAATGCAAAATTTCGAAGTGAAATCATGTCATTCCAGCAGCTTGAAGATGAGTCCACTAGTGACgcgtgggaaagattcaaagagctTTTAAGAAAATGTCCACACCACGGCATCCCGCACTGTATACAGATGGAGACCTTCTATAATGGCCTCAATGcagcttctagaatggtgttaGATGCCTCGGCCAATGGTGCTATCTTGTCCAAGTCTTATAATGAAGCATTCGAAATTTTGGAGAGAATTGCCAATAATAATTATCAATGGTCCAACACAAGAGCTCCAACAAGTAGAAAAGTGGCGGGGGTTCTGGAAGTAGATGCATTGACTGCTTTGACAACCCAAATGGCTTCCATGACTAATATTCTGAAAAATATGAGTTTAGGGAACAACATTCAGCCAGCTGCTGCCATCCAAAGTGGGGACATTTCCTGTGtatattgtggagatgggcacatGTTTGAGAATTGCCCTTCCAATCCAGCAGCAGTTTGTTATGTGGGAAACCAGAATTTTAACCGAAACAGTGGCCCATACTCAAATTCGTACAACCCAGCTTGGAGGCAACATCCGAATCtatcttgggggggggggggggggggggtcaaggagcaagtTCCAGCAGTGTACCAGCACAAGGGAAGCAAGCTTATCCACCAGGTTTTTCTCAGCAGCCAAGGGCTCCACAACCGCAACACCCTCAAGGCTCTCAATCCAATTCTTTGGAGAGTCTAA
- the LOC133815970 gene encoding FH protein interacting protein FIP2-like, whose protein sequence is MEEINVVLSRKEDEEDLTNELTRIDIIKCIQSEKVRFRGVKLSGLDLSKLDLSYVDFTHACLRDVFFSRANLRCAKFRNVDAEGAIFHNAILQECEFTGANLRGALLAGANLKSANLQDACLIGSSFCQADLRSAHLQNADLTNANLEGAILEGANLKVNINSFKVNIIKLCLYLCILAFIY, encoded by the exons ATGGAGGAAATCAATGTTGTCTTAAGTAGAAAGGAGGATGAAGAAGATTTAACTAATGAACTAACACGAATTGATATCATCAAATGTATACAGTCGGAAAAAGTTAGATTTCGAGGTGTTAAACTTTCTGGCCTTGATCTTTCAAAACTG GATTTGTCTTATGTGGACTTCACCCATGCTTGTCTTAGAGATGTATTCTTCTCACGTGCAAACCTACGGTGTGCCAAGTTCCGG AATGTGGATGCTGAGGGTGCGATCTTTCATAATGCAATTTTGCAAGA ATGTGAATTTACAGGGGCCAATCTGCGCGGAGCTTTATTAGCTGGTGCTAATCTTAAGAGTGCAAACCTACAAG ATGCATGTTTAATTGGTAGTAGTTTCTGCCAGGCTGACCTCCGATCTGCACACTTACAG AATGCCGATCTTACTAATGCCAATTTAGAAGGAGCTATACTAGAAGGAGCCAACTTGAAGGTAAATATTAATAGCTTTAaggtaaatattattaaactgtGTTTGTATTTATGCATTTTGGCTTTCATATATTAG
- the LOC133814146 gene encoding 5'-3' exoribonuclease 4-like, whose translation MYSAHALPVSYRKLMTDALSPLLTFYPTDVELDMNGKRFSWQAICKLPFIEETSLLSEVARVENTLTDEESQRNKLGMDVLFVHVTYPLAKKIVSFYRSNIDHPNLISTQVKQDIDPESSGGMDGYIFVSNRPVQPAQIDSPISGMDMIVDNKVF comes from the exons ATGTACAGTGCACACGCTCTTCCAGTGTCTTATAGGAAGCTTATGACTGATGCATTATCACCTTTGTTGACTTTCTATCCCACAG ATGTTGAGCTGGATATGAATGGGAAACGGTTTTCTTGGCAA GCTATCTGCAAACTTCCATTTATCGAAGAAACCAGCCTTCTCTCAGAAGTTGCCAGAGTAGAAAACACATTGACG GATGAGGAGAGTCAGAGGAACAAATTGGGTATGGATGTGCTATTTGTTCATGTGACTTATCCTTTAGCAAAAAAGATAGTTTCTTTCTATAGAAGTAATATTGATCATCCGAACTTGATCAGTACTCAAGTTAAACAAGACATTGATCCAGAATCCAG TGGTGGGATGGATGGTTACATTTTTGTTTCTAATAGACCAGTGCAGCCTGCGCAAATAGATTCACCAATTAGTGGCATGGATATGATTGTTGATAATAAAGTCTTCTAA
- the LOC133814145 gene encoding uncharacterized protein LOC133814145 has protein sequence MAKNDAVIQSQAASLRNLEMQLGQLANDLKNRPQGSLPSDTENPRRDGKEHCKEIRGSGEPTSIQTEGESSRKPAKEVTETGPVDTASGQQSVPVKSAPKPPPPFPQRFHKQQQDGQFRKFLDVLKQLHINIPLVEALEQMPNYVKFLKDILTKKRRLGEFETVALTEGCSAMLKSKIPPKLKDPGSFTIPCSIGGRDVGRALCDLGASINLMPMSIFKKLGIGEARPTTVTLQLADRSMAHPEGKIEDVLVQVDKFIFPADIYYLGL, from the exons ATGGCAAAGAATGATGCAGTGATACAAAGTCAGGCAGCATCCCTTCGTAATCTTGAAATGCAGCTGGGACAATTAGCCAATGATCTGAAAAATAGGCCTCAAGGTTCTTTGCCTAGTGACACGGAGAATCCAAGGAGGGATGGGAAGGAACATTGCAAG GAAATAAGGGGCAGTggggagcccacttcaatccaaactgAAGGTGAATCTAGTAGAAAACCAGCAAAAGAAGTTACTGAAACTGGCCCAGTTGATACAGCATCGGGTCAGCAATCTGTTCCAGTGAAATCTGCACCAAAGCCACCCCCACCATTTCCTCAGCGATTTCATAAACAGCAGCAAGATGGGCAGTTCAggaagtttctggatgtgttaaAGCAGCTTCATATTAACATTCCCTTGGTGGAAGCCTTGGAGCAAATGCCAAACTACGTCaaatttttgaaagatatttTGACGAAAAAGAGAAGGCTGGGGGAGTTCGAAACTGTTGCTCTTACAGAGGGTTGCAGCGCTATGCTGAAGAGTAAAATCCCTCCAAAATTGAAGGACCCTGGCAGTTTTACGATCCCTTGTTCTATTGGGGGACGGGATGTTGGAAGGGCATTGTGTGATTTGGGCGCTAGCATTAATCTTATGCCGATGTCGATTTTTAAGAAGCTTGGTATTGGTGAAGCGAGGCCTACAACTGTTACATTGCAGCTGGCGGATAGATCTATGGCCCATCCTGAAGGAAAAATTGAGGATGTTTTAGTGCAGGTTGACAAATTTATTTTCCCAGCCGACATTTATTATCTTGGATTATGA